Proteins encoded in a region of the Zunongwangia endophytica genome:
- a CDS encoding ROK family protein, with protein MSIVDNFKYAIGIDLGGTFVKSALVCETGAIRFTDILPIGTQATKDDILDTIEQIIQTTLFESFEKKLEVVGIGIGTPGIVFKGIVIGAADNLQGWENIDLAGHFSNLFKLPVSVDNDANLMGYGELHYGAARGSSDVICLTIGTGIGGAIIINGAIYSGYKSRGGELGHIVVEHNGIDCNCGGKGCLEAYASTSVMIKRYIELSGNQEDNIDGLYIIKKFKQNDNFAIECIKEHTEYLGHGIASFINTFAPQKIVIGGGISDAGQFYIEMIKKVAFKNMMPDCGGHTEIVGAQLGNIAGSLGAAAMAFAKTDGKHRFSIF; from the coding sequence ATGAGTATTGTAGATAATTTTAAATATGCTATTGGTATAGATTTAGGTGGAACTTTTGTTAAATCGGCCTTAGTATGTGAAACAGGAGCCATTAGATTTACTGATATACTTCCCATTGGTACGCAGGCTACAAAAGATGATATTTTAGATACCATAGAACAAATTATTCAAACAACGCTTTTCGAGTCTTTTGAAAAGAAACTAGAAGTAGTTGGTATAGGGATAGGCACACCTGGTATAGTATTTAAAGGTATAGTTATTGGCGCAGCAGATAATCTTCAAGGCTGGGAAAATATAGATCTAGCTGGACATTTTTCGAATCTTTTTAAGCTACCTGTAAGTGTAGATAATGATGCAAATTTAATGGGATATGGCGAATTACATTATGGTGCTGCAAGAGGATCTAGTGATGTTATATGTCTAACAATCGGTACAGGTATTGGTGGCGCAATCATTATTAATGGCGCTATATATAGTGGTTATAAAAGTAGAGGAGGTGAACTAGGCCATATCGTGGTGGAACATAATGGAATAGATTGTAATTGTGGCGGCAAAGGCTGTCTTGAAGCATATGCTTCCACTTCAGTAATGATTAAGAGGTATATTGAATTATCAGGAAATCAAGAAGATAATATAGACGGACTTTACATCATTAAAAAATTTAAGCAGAATGATAATTTTGCTATTGAATGTATTAAAGAACATACCGAATATTTAGGACATGGTATAGCATCTTTCATCAATACATTTGCTCCTCAAAAAATTGTTATTGGAGGAGGAATTTCTGATGCTGGCCAGTTCTATATAGAAATGATAAAAAAGGTAGCATTCAAAAACATGATGCCAGATTGTGGAGGTCATACAGAAATCGTAGGTGCTCAACTTGGAAATATTGCCGGCAGTTTAGGAGCAGCAGCTATGGCATTCGCAAAAACAGACGGAAAGCATCGATTTAGTATCTTTTAA
- a CDS encoding efflux transporter outer membrane subunit: protein MKNSMIKNISTGLVLMVLVQSCKITQDYQRPKLNIPDTYDEALSEIDSSIIEIPSYKEFFNDDKLIDLLDNVLENNPDLLIAAENLLATEAVLKNVKLNYLPEVNLQISAGVQRLSKNSMTGSFAGSSIFEEYNLAPSLSWDLDFWGKLKRQREEALANYLGQAENRRALRVQLIAQTAQAYYNLLGLDKQLRITQEVEKSMQETLNILQVQYQVGDISSLAIRQSEAQLAETRALIPEIKASIKAQENALQALAGSYPAIVERLDSLTKAAFLAPLVTGVPTDILQNRPDVKQQELVLQAANARVGITKADFYPSLKITAQGGLNAIKASNWFSIPTSLFGTATAGLTQPIFNKRSIRSSYEQALHQREAAVHEFRKSVINAVEEVSTAMSNIKRIKEQMIEVNNRKAALDQAITDAQILYKYGEANYLEVLTIQQSYLQTELAHTATMQKEINAYIALYKSLGGN from the coding sequence ATGAAGAATTCAATGATAAAAAATATCTCTACAGGTCTAGTTCTAATGGTATTGGTCCAGTCTTGTAAAATAACTCAGGATTACCAGCGTCCAAAACTGAATATTCCGGATACTTATGATGAAGCACTTTCAGAAATTGATAGCAGCATAATAGAAATCCCTTCTTATAAGGAGTTTTTTAATGATGATAAGTTGATTGATTTATTAGATAATGTCCTGGAAAACAATCCTGATTTATTGATAGCTGCCGAAAATTTATTAGCTACAGAAGCAGTTTTAAAGAACGTAAAACTCAATTACCTTCCCGAAGTCAATCTGCAAATTAGTGCGGGTGTTCAACGGCTTTCAAAAAATAGTATGACGGGTTCGTTCGCTGGAAGTTCCATATTTGAAGAATATAACCTGGCTCCCTCATTGTCTTGGGATCTCGATTTTTGGGGAAAATTAAAAAGACAGCGAGAGGAAGCCTTAGCCAACTATTTAGGTCAGGCTGAAAACCGAAGAGCTTTACGTGTACAACTAATTGCACAAACGGCTCAGGCTTATTATAACTTGCTTGGCCTGGACAAGCAACTGCGCATCACGCAGGAAGTAGAAAAAAGTATGCAGGAAACATTGAACATCTTGCAAGTGCAATATCAGGTAGGAGATATAAGCTCTTTGGCGATCCGACAATCTGAAGCACAACTGGCAGAAACCCGTGCGTTGATCCCTGAAATAAAAGCCAGCATAAAAGCACAGGAAAATGCTTTGCAAGCGTTGGCTGGAAGTTACCCGGCTATAGTAGAGCGTTTAGATTCTTTGACCAAAGCAGCATTTTTGGCCCCATTAGTGACGGGGGTTCCGACCGATATATTACAAAACCGACCAGATGTAAAACAACAGGAATTAGTATTGCAGGCTGCCAATGCAAGAGTGGGTATTACCAAAGCAGATTTTTACCCAAGCCTGAAAATTACAGCACAAGGTGGGCTAAATGCCATCAAAGCAAGCAATTGGTTTTCTATTCCCACTTCCCTATTTGGAACCGCCACGGCAGGGTTAACCCAGCCTATTTTTAATAAAAGAAGCATAAGGTCGTCTTATGAGCAGGCATTGCATCAACGAGAAGCAGCGGTACACGAATTCAGGAAATCAGTGATAAATGCCGTAGAGGAAGTAAGTACCGCTATGAGCAATATCAAAAGGATTAAAGAACAAATGATAGAGGTTAATAACAGAAAAGCTGCATTGGACCAGGCCATTACAGATGCTCAGATTCTTTATAAATATGGAGAAGCTAATTATCTGGAAGTCCTGACCATACAACAAAGCTATTTGCAGACGGAATTGGCACATACGGCGACGATGCAGAAAGAAATAAATGCTTACATTGCTTTATACAAATCTTTAGGAGGTAATTAA
- a CDS encoding Gfo/Idh/MocA family protein: MKRIKIALIGTGYISNYHIRGLMTIPEVEIAAVVSKHLRNAKKFAESYDIEKAYSSIIPIIKDTSIDAVIISTPNVFHAPYAIEFLKNGKDVFLEKPMAMNTEEGENICTTAKETKHLVMIGHMWRFDEDAKFIKQSIANGKLGRIFKTKGYGIHENWGPSGWFIEKKLAGGGALADMGIHAIDTIRYLLGDPNPVQVYAKITTNFGDYDVDDTAIILITWDNGTESIIESGWWQPHMDGPEASSAIFGTKGYASLFPTFLKLKKGEASEQLISKTTRKKEHCDQLIYTRQMQYFIECIKTRTQPSPGLKEGLVTLKIIDAAYASAKKRTVINL, translated from the coding sequence ATGAAAAGAATAAAAATTGCTCTTATAGGAACGGGTTATATATCCAACTATCACATTCGTGGATTAATGACGATACCTGAAGTAGAGATAGCAGCAGTAGTTTCTAAGCATTTAAGAAATGCTAAAAAATTTGCTGAAAGTTATGATATAGAAAAAGCATACTCTTCCATCATTCCTATCATTAAAGATACCAGCATTGATGCTGTTATCATTAGTACTCCTAATGTTTTCCATGCACCATATGCCATTGAATTTCTTAAAAACGGAAAAGATGTTTTTCTAGAAAAGCCGATGGCTATGAATACTGAAGAGGGGGAAAATATTTGTACTACAGCTAAAGAAACAAAACATTTAGTAATGATTGGCCATATGTGGCGCTTTGATGAGGATGCTAAATTTATCAAGCAAAGTATTGCTAATGGAAAACTTGGCCGAATATTTAAAACAAAGGGATATGGAATTCATGAAAATTGGGGACCTAGTGGCTGGTTTATAGAGAAAAAACTGGCTGGAGGTGGTGCTCTGGCCGATATGGGAATCCATGCTATTGATACTATTAGATATTTGCTTGGTGATCCTAATCCTGTACAAGTATATGCAAAAATCACTACTAATTTTGGCGATTATGATGTTGATGATACAGCAATAATACTTATCACCTGGGATAATGGAACAGAAAGTATAATAGAAAGTGGATGGTGGCAACCACATATGGACGGTCCTGAAGCAAGTAGCGCTATTTTTGGCACCAAAGGATATGCAAGCCTTTTTCCTACATTCTTAAAATTGAAAAAAGGAGAGGCATCCGAGCAATTAATTTCAAAGACTACTAGAAAAAAAGAACATTGTGATCAATTAATATACACCCGGCAAATGCAATACTTTATAGAATGCATAAAGACAAGAACACAACCTTCTCCTGGCTTAAAAGAAGGTTTAGTTACACTTAAAATTATTGATGCAGCTTATGCATCAGCAAAAAAAAGAACGGTTATAAACTTATAG
- a CDS encoding glutathione peroxidase — MRKIFILMAMVLGNLVIAQNEQVIYDYQVEDISGKEFDLSSLKGKKVMIVNTASKCGFTPQYASLQKLYEQYKFDDFVIIGFPSNDFGNQEPGSNEEIEEFCQQNYGVDFPMMSKITVKGKDMHPLYKFLTQKKKNGFKDSEVKWNFQKYLIDENGKLVAVLESNKLPNDPEVINWISE; from the coding sequence ATGCGAAAAATATTCATATTAATGGCAATGGTTTTAGGTAATCTTGTTATAGCTCAAAATGAACAAGTAATTTATGATTACCAGGTAGAAGATATTAGCGGAAAAGAATTTGATCTTAGCTCTTTAAAAGGTAAAAAAGTAATGATAGTAAATACCGCTAGTAAATGTGGTTTCACTCCGCAGTACGCTTCTCTACAGAAATTGTACGAACAATATAAGTTTGATGATTTTGTGATTATTGGTTTCCCTTCTAATGATTTTGGTAATCAAGAACCTGGAAGTAATGAAGAAATCGAAGAATTTTGTCAGCAAAATTATGGAGTAGATTTTCCGATGATGTCGAAGATTACTGTCAAAGGAAAAGACATGCATCCACTATATAAATTCCTAACACAAAAGAAGAAAAACGGATTTAAAGATTCTGAAGTAAAATGGAATTTTCAAAAATATTTAATCGATGAGAATGGAAAATTAGTGGCTGTATTGGAGTCAAACAAACTTCCAAATGATCCTGAAGTTATCAACTGGATCAGTGAGTAG
- a CDS encoding efflux RND transporter permease subunit, translating into MLNKIIKRPVLATVISIILVLLGILGLMRIPMTQFPDIAPPTVFVSGTYPGANAESVIRSVITPLEQAINGVENMQYMTSSAANDGSFSTTIIFKQGVDPDQAAVNVQNRVAQINAQLPQEVIRLGLTTTKQQSSYLMIVNVNSEKPEKYDEGFLSNYAEINLVPELKRIPGVGNVSLFGSKEYSVRIWLNPVKLSSYGLVPADVETAIQQYSFEASPGTLGEESDASLQYTLRYKGKLNTPEEFEKIILRSKTDGAVLRLGDIARIEFGLSNYSSDTYTDGMPSIVFAVIQASGSNANNIAVEVKKSLDRFQNNAPDGIKYDLIQNMKDRLDTSVSQMKSTLIEAFLLVFIVVLVFLQDFRSTIIPAIAVPVSIIGTFFFIYLIGFSVNVLTLFALVLAIGIVVDDAIVVVEAVHAKMQQTGESAKNATISAMSEISGAIISITLVNAAVFLPVGFMEGPAGIFYRQFSYTLVIAILISAVNALTLSPALCALLLRNHHNEEGGEKKKFTQRFSDAFNASFERLTDKYIRAVRFLGMKKVIAIGALSLVSFVAFFLMNNAQKGFIPAEDDNNLSFAVNLQTGANLQFITAEMEKATKIISALPEVKSVSTVSGFSMFSSGASPNSAMGFITLKKPEDRGAVSDINKVMHKIESSLKNKIKGELMVFRNPAVEGFGTTGGVEFVLQDRTSGDIIDFEKVSRKVIDALNKRPEISTAFTSFRSDYPQYEVKLDEDKAQQLGLTPKEVMDALQLYLTGSQTTDFIRFGRLYRVNVRSEADYRRDETSLANIMVRNNLNQMVPISTLITLKKVFGPQNISRYNLYNSISVNVNSAGDASTGKIMNAVDEVLNQELPKGYGYEYNGLSLQEKKSGSQMIFIFSLSILFIYFLLAGQYESYLLPLPVILSLPTGVLGVFIATGFAGLDNNIYVQIALIMLMGLLAKNAILIVEFALQQRKAGLSIFDAGIAGAKMRLRPILMTSLAFVVGLIPLMFAKGGTAIGNKSISISAAGGMVSGVLLGVLIVPVLYMIFQSLQEKISGNQNA; encoded by the coding sequence ATGTTAAACAAGATTATAAAAAGACCTGTACTCGCTACAGTGATCTCAATCATCCTGGTGCTTTTAGGAATTTTGGGGTTAATGCGCATTCCAATGACCCAGTTTCCCGATATCGCACCGCCTACGGTATTCGTATCAGGCACATACCCAGGGGCTAACGCTGAAAGTGTCATTCGCTCGGTTATTACGCCTTTAGAGCAAGCCATTAATGGGGTGGAAAATATGCAGTATATGACCTCCAGTGCCGCAAACGACGGAAGCTTCTCTACGACCATTATTTTCAAACAAGGCGTCGATCCCGATCAGGCTGCCGTCAACGTACAAAATCGAGTGGCACAAATTAATGCTCAACTACCACAGGAAGTAATCCGTCTTGGCCTAACAACCACCAAACAGCAGTCAAGCTATTTGATGATTGTGAATGTCAACAGCGAAAAGCCCGAAAAATATGATGAGGGTTTTCTTTCCAATTATGCAGAAATAAACCTTGTTCCCGAGTTAAAACGTATTCCTGGTGTGGGTAATGTGAGCTTATTTGGTTCCAAAGAATATTCGGTGCGTATTTGGCTTAACCCCGTCAAGTTATCGTCTTATGGCTTAGTTCCTGCTGATGTGGAAACTGCCATACAGCAATATAGTTTTGAAGCCTCACCGGGAACTCTGGGCGAAGAAAGTGACGCTTCGTTACAATACACCTTGCGTTATAAAGGCAAACTCAATACGCCTGAAGAATTTGAAAAGATCATTCTCCGTTCAAAAACCGATGGTGCTGTTTTACGTTTGGGAGATATTGCCCGTATTGAGTTTGGACTATCTAATTATTCGAGTGATACCTATACCGATGGAATGCCTTCTATTGTATTTGCTGTTATTCAGGCCAGTGGCTCCAATGCCAATAACATTGCCGTTGAAGTAAAAAAATCATTGGATCGTTTTCAAAATAATGCTCCTGATGGTATCAAATACGATCTTATCCAAAATATGAAAGATCGCTTAGACACGTCTGTTTCTCAGATGAAATCCACGCTAATAGAAGCCTTCCTCCTGGTATTCATTGTGGTATTGGTTTTTCTTCAGGACTTCCGCTCCACCATTATCCCTGCCATAGCGGTTCCGGTGTCCATTATTGGTACCTTCTTTTTCATCTATCTCATCGGGTTTTCGGTTAATGTATTGACGCTGTTCGCCCTGGTACTGGCTATCGGTATCGTAGTGGACGACGCCATTGTGGTTGTTGAAGCGGTACACGCCAAGATGCAGCAAACCGGGGAATCGGCAAAAAATGCCACAATTTCAGCTATGAGCGAAATCAGCGGAGCCATTATTTCCATCACACTAGTCAATGCAGCCGTATTTTTGCCGGTAGGGTTTATGGAAGGACCTGCCGGTATATTCTACAGGCAGTTCTCTTATACCTTAGTTATTGCCATATTGATTTCTGCCGTAAATGCCCTTACCCTGAGTCCGGCCCTGTGTGCTTTATTATTAAGAAATCATCATAACGAAGAAGGGGGAGAAAAAAAGAAATTTACCCAGCGCTTCTCTGATGCATTCAATGCCAGTTTTGAGCGGCTCACAGATAAATATATAAGGGCAGTAAGGTTTTTAGGAATGAAAAAAGTTATTGCCATAGGAGCATTATCATTGGTTTCTTTCGTAGCCTTCTTTTTGATGAACAATGCACAAAAAGGATTTATTCCTGCAGAAGATGATAACAATCTGAGCTTTGCGGTGAACCTGCAAACTGGTGCGAACCTGCAGTTTATTACGGCAGAAATGGAAAAGGCTACAAAAATCATTTCAGCATTACCGGAAGTAAAAAGTGTCAGTACCGTTTCTGGTTTTAGTATGTTTTCATCAGGGGCCTCTCCCAATTCCGCAATGGGCTTTATTACCCTTAAAAAACCAGAAGACCGGGGTGCAGTATCAGACATCAATAAGGTGATGCATAAAATTGAGTCTTCACTGAAAAATAAAATAAAGGGCGAACTAATGGTCTTCCGTAATCCTGCGGTCGAAGGCTTCGGAACGACAGGTGGTGTAGAGTTTGTTTTGCAGGATAGAACTTCCGGTGATATCATAGATTTTGAAAAGGTAAGCAGAAAAGTCATTGATGCCTTAAACAAGCGTCCTGAAATTAGTACCGCATTTACCAGTTTTCGCAGCGATTATCCGCAATATGAGGTAAAACTTGATGAAGACAAAGCACAGCAACTGGGATTAACTCCTAAAGAAGTAATGGATGCTTTGCAACTGTATTTGACGGGTTCACAAACAACCGATTTTATACGCTTTGGAAGGCTTTACCGGGTAAACGTACGTTCTGAAGCCGATTACAGGAGAGACGAAACTTCTCTGGCAAATATTATGGTTCGAAATAACCTGAATCAAATGGTGCCGATTTCCACTTTGATAACACTTAAAAAAGTATTTGGCCCACAGAACATCAGCCGCTATAATCTCTACAACAGTATATCGGTAAATGTGAATTCCGCAGGTGATGCCAGTACAGGAAAAATAATGAATGCTGTAGATGAAGTTCTTAACCAAGAATTGCCAAAGGGTTATGGATATGAGTACAACGGACTAAGCTTACAGGAAAAAAAGTCAGGCTCTCAAATGATTTTCATTTTCAGTTTGAGTATCCTCTTTATTTACTTCCTGCTTGCGGGTCAATATGAAAGTTACCTGTTGCCACTGCCTGTGATACTGTCGCTTCCTACTGGAGTGCTGGGCGTTTTTATCGCGACCGGTTTTGCGGGGCTCGACAATAATATTTACGTGCAGATCGCGCTGATTATGCTGATGGGCTTATTAGCCAAAAATGCCATTCTGATTGTGGAATTTGCCCTGCAACAACGCAAGGCAGGACTGTCCATTTTCGATGCTGGAATTGCGGGAGCCAAAATGCGCCTACGCCCTATTTTGATGACCTCATTAGCTTTTGTTGTGGGATTGATACCGCTAATGTTTGCCAAAGGAGGAACGGCAATCGGCAATAAATCCATCAGTATCAGTGCTGCCGGAGGAATGGTAAGCGGGGTTCTTCTCGGCGTATTGATAGTTCCTGTTTTGTACATGATTTTCCAAAGCTTACAGGAGAAAATTTCCGGTAACCAAAACGCATAA
- the blaOXA gene encoding class D beta-lactamase: MKIAPFFTVLALSLLFARKENKSQEIFKTEFQSIIDSNNVKGSILIYDLKKDLFYSNNFDWAKIGRLPASTYKIPHSIIALETNVVENDSTLFKWNGEKRAYKIWEQDLILRDAFQYSCVPCYQEIANKIGEKRMNGYLNKLQFGDMDVNSVNLDLFWLEGESNITQFQQIDFLKRFINSELQISKRTEQILKRIAIIEENDEYEFYGKTGLSIRNGNNNGWFVGYLKSEEDTYIFATNIEPIENTDNASFLKARKNITLEALEYIR; the protein is encoded by the coding sequence ATGAAAATAGCACCATTTTTTACGGTATTAGCTTTAAGTCTCCTATTCGCGCGTAAAGAAAATAAATCCCAAGAAATATTTAAAACCGAATTTCAATCTATAATTGACTCAAATAATGTAAAAGGTTCTATTCTAATTTACGACCTAAAAAAAGATTTATTCTATTCAAATAATTTTGACTGGGCCAAAATTGGGCGTTTACCTGCTTCAACTTATAAAATTCCACATTCTATCATAGCTTTAGAAACTAATGTTGTAGAAAATGATAGTACACTTTTCAAATGGAATGGTGAAAAGAGAGCTTATAAAATATGGGAGCAAGATTTAATATTGAGAGATGCATTTCAATATTCTTGCGTCCCTTGTTATCAAGAAATTGCTAACAAAATTGGTGAAAAAAGAATGAATGGATATCTCAACAAATTACAATTCGGAGATATGGATGTTAATTCAGTAAACTTGGATCTTTTCTGGCTAGAAGGAGAATCAAATATCACTCAGTTTCAGCAGATAGATTTTTTAAAACGGTTTATTAATTCAGAATTGCAAATTTCGAAAAGAACTGAACAGATTCTAAAACGAATAGCAATTATTGAAGAAAATGACGAATACGAGTTTTACGGAAAAACTGGACTATCGATTAGAAATGGAAATAATAACGGTTGGTTTGTAGGTTATCTTAAATCTGAAGAGGATACTTATATTTTTGCTACTAATATAGAACCTATCGAAAATACGGACAATGCATCATTTCTAAAGGCAAGAAAGAATATTACACTCGAAGCTTTAGAATATATTAGATAA
- a CDS encoding GTP-binding protein — protein MKKLPVTVLSGFLGAGKTTLLNHLLHNREGMKLAVIVNDMSEINIDAQLVENQHTLSKTEEKLVEMSNGCICCTLREDLMIEVERLAGDGRFDYLIIESTGISEPIPVAQTFSFEDELGHFNLKNISYIDCMLTVVDAFNFLNDFSSASLLRDRQLASDEEDQRSIVNLLTDQIEFANVILINKIDLVTAEELQRIKTFVKALNPDAKIIQAKNAEIDYNEVINTGSFDFEKAEASAGWIKELENEHIPETEEYGITSLTFKQHLPFHPERLFQFLMHNFPQGIIRSKGLFWLASRPEQALIWSSAGGSFKADPAGVWWASMPFTELIDHPAFMENQDTIEQDWDTDFGDRKNELVFIGIKYDKSELEDSLKSCILSEDELEAWQLGNLQLHDCWPV, from the coding sequence ATGAAAAAACTCCCGGTTACAGTACTTAGCGGATTTTTAGGAGCAGGAAAAACGACACTTTTAAACCATTTACTTCACAATCGTGAAGGAATGAAGCTCGCCGTAATCGTAAACGATATGAGCGAAATTAATATCGATGCTCAACTTGTCGAAAATCAGCATACACTTTCTAAAACGGAAGAAAAGTTAGTTGAGATGAGTAATGGTTGTATCTGCTGTACACTTCGGGAAGATCTAATGATCGAAGTAGAACGTCTGGCTGGAGATGGTAGGTTTGACTATTTAATCATAGAAAGTACAGGTATTTCTGAACCTATTCCAGTAGCCCAAACATTTAGTTTTGAAGATGAATTAGGTCATTTCAATTTAAAAAATATTAGTTATATAGATTGTATGCTCACTGTAGTCGATGCATTCAACTTTTTAAACGATTTTTCTAGCGCTTCTCTTTTAAGAGATCGTCAATTAGCCAGCGATGAGGAAGACCAAAGAAGCATAGTTAATTTACTAACCGACCAAATAGAATTTGCGAATGTCATTCTTATTAATAAGATAGACTTAGTCACCGCTGAAGAATTGCAGCGTATTAAAACCTTCGTAAAAGCACTAAATCCAGACGCTAAAATAATACAAGCGAAAAACGCTGAAATTGATTATAATGAGGTAATCAATACTGGAAGCTTTGATTTTGAAAAAGCCGAAGCTTCTGCTGGATGGATAAAAGAACTGGAAAATGAACATATTCCAGAAACTGAAGAATATGGGATCACGTCACTAACTTTTAAGCAACACCTCCCCTTCCATCCAGAGCGCTTGTTTCAGTTCTTAATGCATAATTTTCCGCAAGGAATTATAAGAAGTAAAGGTTTATTTTGGTTAGCATCCCGTCCCGAACAGGCATTGATTTGGAGCAGCGCCGGAGGATCATTTAAGGCCGACCCTGCAGGTGTTTGGTGGGCATCCATGCCATTTACTGAGCTTATCGATCATCCTGCATTTATGGAAAATCAGGACACTATAGAACAAGATTGGGATACCGATTTTGGTGATCGTAAAAATGAATTGGTTTTTATCGGAATAAAATACGATAAAAGCGAATTAGAAGATAGTTTAAAATCTTGTATTCTTAGTGAAGATGAATTAGAAGCATGGCAGTTAGGCAATCTTCAACTTCATGATTGCTGGCCCGTTTAA
- a CDS encoding Fur family transcriptional regulator, with amino-acid sequence MGTVEEKKTRNTKHQQAVLDLLQRAKKTLTADEIKEQIEANINKTTVYRMLDRFIDAGKIHFVTGQNGKSYYALCKDCKEEPVQHIHNHLHFQCENCGNVECLPETLDVPRLKDYKIKETQLLLIGICKTCVTKNT; translated from the coding sequence ATGGGCACTGTTGAAGAGAAGAAAACTAGAAATACTAAACATCAACAAGCAGTATTAGACCTTTTACAAAGAGCAAAGAAAACACTTACTGCAGACGAAATAAAAGAACAAATAGAAGCAAATATTAATAAAACTACGGTCTACCGAATGTTAGATCGTTTTATAGATGCCGGTAAAATTCATTTTGTTACAGGACAAAATGGAAAATCATACTATGCACTATGCAAAGATTGTAAAGAAGAGCCAGTACAGCATATTCATAATCATTTGCATTTTCAATGTGAAAACTGCGGAAATGTAGAGTGCCTACCAGAAACCTTAGACGTTCCTAGACTTAAAGATTACAAAATTAAAGAAACACAACTATTGCTAATTGGCATCTGCAAAACTTGCGTGACTAAGAACACTTAA
- a CDS encoding efflux RND transporter periplasmic adaptor subunit has product MKCLTHKKQNMLLWLLTVLFFIQSCKNSNSEPEQQAEAMQAELITLQPSDAVIEKSFPASLQGKDNIQIRPQISGYIDKILVDEGAYVNQGQTLFHINASVYREQKNNALAALSMAKSQLESAQLELDKYKILSENKVVADFQYQKAKATYENAKAAVNQQQALVASADVNLGFTVVKAPVSGYIGRIPNRQGALVGPNDTQPLTTLSQVSEIYAYFSLPENEILKINANRSGENLLEKLKSFQDVSLLLADGSLYKHQGKIDMMDGQFDPTTGSVMLRASFLNPEGLLRTGNTGRIVLKTTEHNVYKIPLLATYELQDKLMVGLLDKSNQMQRVALKDYVKSGDFYIVKSGFNPGNRIIANELASVPENATITPKTNP; this is encoded by the coding sequence ATGAAGTGCTTAACGCATAAAAAACAAAATATGCTGCTTTGGTTGTTAACAGTGCTATTTTTCATTCAAAGCTGTAAAAACTCCAACAGTGAACCAGAACAACAAGCTGAAGCAATGCAGGCAGAGCTAATAACCCTACAGCCCTCTGATGCCGTCATTGAGAAATCATTCCCGGCAAGTTTACAGGGAAAAGATAACATCCAAATCCGCCCACAGATCAGTGGTTATATTGATAAGATCTTAGTGGACGAAGGGGCTTACGTAAACCAAGGGCAAACTTTATTTCATATCAACGCAAGTGTATATCGCGAACAAAAAAATAACGCGTTGGCCGCTTTGTCTATGGCAAAATCGCAATTGGAATCCGCACAACTTGAACTAGACAAATATAAAATCCTTAGCGAAAACAAGGTGGTCGCCGATTTTCAATATCAAAAGGCTAAAGCCACTTATGAAAATGCTAAAGCAGCCGTCAATCAACAGCAGGCCCTGGTCGCTTCTGCTGATGTTAATCTTGGATTTACAGTAGTGAAAGCCCCGGTAAGTGGTTATATAGGTCGTATTCCCAACCGTCAGGGAGCTCTTGTAGGGCCTAATGACACCCAGCCGCTGACCACCCTTTCGCAGGTGAGCGAAATCTATGCCTATTTCTCGCTTCCAGAAAATGAAATCCTGAAAATCAATGCCAATCGTTCGGGTGAAAACTTACTAGAGAAACTGAAAAGTTTTCAGGATGTAAGCCTGTTACTCGCAGATGGAAGCCTTTACAAGCATCAGGGTAAAATAGATATGATGGACGGACAATTCGATCCGACCACAGGTTCCGTGATGCTTCGTGCCTCATTTCTCAATCCGGAGGGCTTGTTAAGAACCGGAAATACAGGAAGGATTGTTTTAAAAACAACAGAACACAACGTTTATAAGATTCCGCTTCTGGCAACCTATGAATTACAGGACAAACTTATGGTAGGCCTACTGGACAAATCTAACCAAATGCAACGTGTAGCCTTGAAGGATTATGTGAAATCAGGGGATTTTTATATTGTAAAATCTGGCTTTAATCCCGGCAACCGAATTATCGCCAATGAACTGGCATCAGTTCCTGAAAATGCCACCATAACTCCAAAAACCAACCCCTAA